One Bacillota bacterium DNA segment encodes these proteins:
- the smpB gene encoding SsrA-binding protein SmpB has translation MRGDRQVAENRKARHDYFVEETVEAGLVLTGTEIKSIRAGHVNLRDSHAMIRNGEAFLYGMHIAPYEQGSRFNHDPLRPRKLLLHRREIDRLYGRVRQQGFTLVPLNLYIKRGRAKVELALVRGKKQYDKRRAIAERDARRRIERALRQR, from the coding sequence ATGCGGGGGGACCGGCAGGTGGCGGAGAACCGGAAGGCCCGGCACGACTACTTCGTCGAGGAGACGGTCGAGGCCGGCCTGGTCCTCACCGGCACGGAGATCAAGTCGATCCGCGCCGGACACGTCAACCTGCGCGACAGCCACGCCATGATCCGGAACGGCGAGGCCTTCCTCTACGGCATGCACATCGCCCCTTACGAGCAGGGAAGCCGGTTCAACCACGATCCGCTCCGTCCCAGGAAGCTCCTCCTCCACCGGCGCGAGATCGACCGGCTATACGGGCGAGTCCGCCAGCAAGGCTTCACCCTGGTCCCGCTCAACCTCTATATCAAGCGGGGACGGGCCAAGGTGGAGCTGGCGCTGGTCCGCGGGAAGAAGCAATATGATAAGCGGCGGGCGATCGCCGAGCGCGACGCGCGGCGCCGGATCGAGCGGGCGTTGCGCCAGCGGTGA
- a CDS encoding cytochrome c-type biogenesis protein CcmH: MPAPPALAATTATAPSGQSSAAGRDPAELEREAQAIEQLLRCPVCNGESVAESQTAESAQMRAEIRQMLAEGKTRQQILDYYVRNFGIWILNEPPRQGPFLAIWLLPLVALLGGGAALAFWLRSRLRWPSPEGGGAAGGGGGRAAEPVAAPNGRTGSEAGSPGGGHGADEVERELRRWL, encoded by the coding sequence GTGCCGGCCCCGCCGGCGCTGGCGGCGACGACGGCCACGGCGCCCTCGGGCCAGTCTTCGGCGGCCGGGCGCGATCCCGCCGAGCTGGAGCGGGAGGCGCAGGCGATCGAGCAGCTGCTCCGCTGCCCGGTCTGCAACGGCGAATCGGTGGCCGAGTCGCAGACGGCCGAATCGGCGCAGATGCGCGCCGAAATCCGGCAGATGCTGGCCGAGGGGAAGACGCGCCAGCAGATCCTCGACTACTATGTGCGCAACTTCGGCATCTGGATCTTGAACGAGCCGCCGCGCCAGGGACCCTTCCTGGCCATCTGGCTCCTGCCGCTGGTGGCGCTGCTGGGGGGCGGGGCGGCGCTGGCCTTCTGGCTGCGCAGCCGACTTCGGTGGCCGTCCCCGGAGGGGGGCGGCGCGGCCGGTGGTGGCGGCGGGAGAGCAGCGGAGCCGGTGGCCGCGCCGAACGGGAGGACCGGCAGCGAGGCCGGTTCTCCCGGAGGCGGGCACGGGGCCGACGAGGTCGAGCGGGAGCTCCGCCGCTGGCTCTGA
- a CDS encoding alpha/beta-type small acid-soluble spore protein, which yields MARGQQSNRALVKEAARALDQFKYEVASEIGVNPPQSGYWGDLPARQCGAVGGNMVRRMIQLAEQNLSSQYPGTTTR from the coding sequence ATGGCACGAGGCCAGCAGTCCAACCGCGCCCTCGTCAAGGAGGCTGCGCGCGCCCTGGACCAGTTCAAGTACGAGGTCGCCTCGGAGATCGGCGTCAACCCGCCCCAGAGCGGTTACTGGGGCGACCTCCCCGCCCGCCAGTGCGGTGCGGTCGGCGGCAACATGGTGCGGCGCATGATCCAGCTGGCGGAGCAGAACCTCTCCAGCCAGTACCCGGGCACCACCACGCGGTAA
- the rnr gene encoding ribonuclease R: MRGVSRREPSDPGNAEREQRILAFMSEEAYRPLTEEELMRALHVPRGATEAVRQLLLEMEARGAIVRTRGNRLGVPARMNLVVGRFEAHEKGYGFVLSADRDEQDVYIAPDDMDGAVHGDLVIARILGVERGGRRTGRVIRVLERAHPTIVGLLDSQGDYALVRPDDRRLPSVFVPGSALAGAQSGEKVVVRIERWPEGRQGAVGRVLQRLGRAEAPGVDVLSILTAHGLSADFPAEVREEAAAVPQTVRPGERRGRKDLRRQTVVTIDSEDTRDIDDAISLEPGQGGARWRLGVHIADVSHYVREGTALDAEARRRGTSVYLVDRVLPMLPPELSNGIASLNPGEERLTLSVFIDFDSRGERVDHTITPSVIRSSARLTYTQVWTLFQGDEEVRRELGEPVAKMLLEMRQLADQLRARRMERGAIDLDLPEAKALLDQSGRATDIVVAERNEAHRLIEEFMLAANEVVAEEFFWRRVPFLYRVHERPSAERIEQLRAALAPLGIAWRSAAEPHPKELQRVVEQVRGRPGERLIHSLVLRSMARARYSPENLGHYALATRNYCHFTSPIRRYPDLFVHRVIHAALSSEGIPPRQEAEWRRLLPDLAAHCSETEREADEAERESVEAKMMEVMEGRVGELFDGWISGVTSFGIFVQLTNLAEGLVHVSTITDDYYQYDPDALQLVGERTGRIFRLGDPVRVRVAAVHRVERRMDLLLADEAREEAPATARRGRRNRAAGSAPRERGAARVARGDSPEAAKGGGPEAARGGGRPASQRAKTAARRRRKPGKADPNRN, translated from the coding sequence GTGCGGGGCGTGAGTCGCCGCGAGCCGTCGGACCCCGGCAACGCCGAGCGCGAGCAGCGGATTCTCGCCTTCATGAGCGAGGAGGCCTACCGCCCGCTGACCGAGGAGGAGCTGATGCGGGCGCTCCACGTCCCGCGCGGCGCCACGGAGGCGGTGCGCCAGCTCCTCCTGGAGATGGAGGCGCGGGGCGCCATCGTCCGCACCCGCGGGAACCGCCTGGGCGTCCCGGCGCGGATGAACCTGGTGGTCGGCCGCTTCGAGGCGCACGAGAAGGGGTACGGTTTCGTCCTCAGCGCCGACCGCGACGAGCAGGACGTCTACATCGCCCCCGACGACATGGACGGCGCCGTCCACGGCGACCTGGTGATCGCGCGCATCCTGGGCGTGGAGCGGGGCGGGCGGCGGACGGGACGCGTCATCCGGGTGCTGGAGCGGGCCCATCCGACCATCGTCGGCCTCCTGGACAGCCAGGGCGACTACGCGCTGGTGCGTCCCGACGACCGGCGTCTCCCCTCGGTCTTCGTCCCCGGCAGCGCCCTGGCCGGAGCCCAGAGCGGGGAGAAGGTGGTTGTCCGGATCGAGCGCTGGCCCGAAGGCCGGCAGGGCGCGGTGGGCCGCGTGCTCCAGCGGCTCGGCCGCGCCGAGGCGCCCGGGGTCGACGTCCTCTCCATCCTGACCGCCCACGGGCTGAGCGCCGACTTCCCCGCCGAGGTCCGGGAGGAGGCGGCGGCCGTCCCGCAGACGGTCCGCCCCGGCGAGCGTCGCGGCAGGAAGGACCTCCGCCGCCAGACGGTGGTCACCATCGACAGCGAGGACACGCGCGACATCGACGACGCCATCTCCCTGGAGCCCGGTCAGGGAGGAGCCCGCTGGCGGCTGGGCGTCCATATCGCCGACGTGAGCCACTACGTCCGCGAGGGGACGGCGCTGGACGCGGAGGCGCGTCGCCGCGGCACCAGCGTCTACCTGGTCGACCGCGTGCTGCCCATGCTTCCGCCGGAGCTCTCCAACGGCATCGCCAGCCTCAACCCCGGGGAAGAGCGGCTGACGCTCAGCGTCTTCATCGACTTCGACAGCCGCGGCGAACGCGTGGACCACACCATCACGCCCAGCGTCATCCGCTCCTCCGCCCGGCTCACCTACACCCAGGTCTGGACGCTCTTCCAGGGCGACGAGGAGGTCCGCCGCGAGCTGGGTGAGCCGGTCGCGAAGATGCTCCTGGAGATGCGGCAGCTGGCGGACCAGCTGAGGGCGCGGCGGATGGAACGGGGGGCCATCGACCTCGACCTGCCCGAGGCCAAGGCGCTCCTCGACCAGAGCGGGCGGGCCACCGACATCGTGGTGGCGGAACGGAACGAAGCGCACCGCCTGATCGAGGAGTTCATGCTCGCCGCCAACGAGGTGGTGGCCGAGGAGTTCTTCTGGCGCCGGGTCCCCTTCCTCTACCGGGTCCACGAGCGGCCCTCGGCGGAGCGGATCGAGCAGCTGCGCGCGGCGCTGGCACCGCTGGGGATCGCCTGGCGCTCGGCCGCCGAACCGCATCCCAAGGAGCTCCAGCGGGTGGTGGAACAGGTGCGCGGCCGGCCGGGCGAACGGCTGATCCACAGCCTGGTCCTCCGCTCCATGGCCCGTGCCCGCTACTCGCCGGAGAACCTGGGCCACTACGCGCTGGCCACGCGCAACTACTGCCACTTCACCTCGCCCATCCGGCGCTACCCGGACCTCTTCGTCCACCGGGTGATCCATGCCGCCCTCAGCTCCGAGGGCATACCGCCCAGGCAGGAGGCGGAGTGGCGCCGCCTCCTGCCCGACTTGGCCGCCCACTGTTCGGAGACGGAGCGGGAGGCGGACGAGGCCGAACGCGAGTCGGTGGAGGCCAAGATGATGGAGGTGATGGAGGGCCGGGTGGGCGAGCTCTTCGACGGCTGGATCAGCGGCGTCACCTCGTTCGGCATCTTTGTCCAGCTGACCAATCTGGCGGAAGGGCTGGTCCACGTCTCCACCATCACCGACGACTACTACCAGTACGACCCCGACGCGCTCCAGCTGGTGGGCGAGCGGACCGGCCGCATCTTCCGCCTGGGTGACCCGGTCCGTGTCCGCGTCGCCGCCGTCCACCGGGTCGAGCGGCGCATGGACCTCCTCCTGGCCGACGAGGCGCGGGAGGAAGCGCCTGCCACCGCCCGCCGGGGTCGGCGGAACCGGGCTGCCGGCAGCGCGCCGCGCGAGCGCGGCGCCGCCAGGGTCGCCAGGGGCGACAGCCCCGAAGCGGCGAAGGGTGGCGGTCCGGAGGCGGCGAGGGGCGGCGGCCGGCCGGCGAGCCAGCGCGCCAAGACGGCGGCCAGGCGGCGACGAAAACCAGGCAAGGCAGATCCGAACCGCAATTAG
- the secG gene encoding preprotein translocase subunit SecG has product MGTVLTVLFVLASVVLGVVVLLQPGKSAGLSGAIGGGAEQIFGKRSGLDRFLSRVTVGAAVVLAAVAMALAFVER; this is encoded by the coding sequence CTGGGCACCGTCCTGACCGTTCTCTTCGTCCTGGCGTCGGTGGTCCTCGGCGTCGTGGTGCTGCTCCAGCCGGGGAAGAGCGCCGGTCTCTCCGGCGCCATCGGCGGCGGCGCCGAACAGATCTTCGGCAAGCGGAGCGGCCTCGACCGCTTCCTCTCCCGGGTGACGGTGGGGGCGGCCGTCGTCCTGGCCGCCGTCGCCATGGCGCTGGCCTTTGTCGAACGCTAG
- the eno gene encoding phosphopyruvate hydratase, which produces MATIIAVHGRQILDSRGNPTVEVDVELEDGSLGRAAIPSGASTGSHEALELRDQDPQRWGGKGVERAVDHVNDEIAAEIMGWDAEDQSGIDRALVQLDGTPDLSRLGANAILGASLAVARAAARSLGVPLYRYLGGVNARRLPVPMMNVINGGVHAQNPLDVQEFMLVPFGFDRFSDALRAGAESFQALRSLLSERGLSTAVGDEGGFAPALERSEQVLDLLVEAIEKAGYRPGEQIALAVDVAASELGDGERGYRLEGVQRSAEELTRTYAQWASRYPLVSLEDGLGEEDWTGWRSLTAALGSRLQLVGDDIFVTNPQRLRKGIDERVANAILIKVNQIGTLTMTLETMHLAREHGYRTVVSHRSGETPDAFIADLAVATAAGQIKTGAPSRGERVAKYNQLLRIEEELGESALFEGRSLYRRS; this is translated from the coding sequence ATGGCCACGATCATCGCCGTCCACGGACGGCAGATCCTGGACTCCCGGGGCAACCCCACGGTCGAGGTGGACGTCGAGCTGGAGGACGGCTCGCTGGGGCGGGCGGCCATCCCGTCGGGCGCCTCGACCGGGAGCCACGAGGCGCTGGAGCTCCGCGACCAGGACCCCCAGCGCTGGGGCGGCAAAGGGGTGGAGCGCGCCGTCGACCACGTCAACGACGAGATCGCGGCGGAGATCATGGGCTGGGACGCGGAAGACCAGTCGGGCATCGACCGGGCGCTCGTCCAGCTGGACGGGACCCCCGACCTCTCCCGCCTGGGCGCCAACGCCATCCTGGGCGCCTCGCTGGCGGTGGCCCGCGCGGCCGCCCGCTCGCTGGGCGTCCCACTCTACCGGTACCTGGGCGGCGTCAACGCCCGCCGCCTGCCGGTGCCCATGATGAACGTGATCAACGGCGGCGTCCACGCCCAGAACCCTCTGGACGTGCAGGAGTTCATGCTCGTCCCCTTCGGCTTCGACCGTTTCTCCGACGCTCTCCGGGCCGGGGCCGAGAGCTTCCAGGCGCTCCGCTCGCTTCTCTCCGAGCGCGGCCTGAGCACCGCCGTGGGCGACGAGGGCGGTTTCGCCCCCGCGCTGGAGCGGTCCGAACAGGTGCTCGACCTGCTGGTGGAGGCGATCGAGAAGGCCGGTTACCGCCCCGGCGAGCAGATCGCCCTTGCCGTGGACGTGGCCGCCAGCGAGCTGGGCGACGGGGAGAGGGGCTACCGCCTGGAAGGCGTCCAGCGTTCGGCCGAAGAGCTGACCCGGACGTACGCCCAGTGGGCCAGCCGCTACCCGCTCGTCTCCCTGGAGGACGGGCTGGGTGAGGAAGACTGGACGGGCTGGCGCTCGCTGACCGCAGCGCTGGGGAGCCGGCTCCAGCTGGTGGGGGACGACATCTTCGTCACCAATCCCCAGCGACTCCGGAAGGGCATCGACGAAAGGGTGGCCAACGCCATCCTGATCAAGGTGAACCAGATCGGCACGCTGACGATGACGCTGGAGACCATGCACCTGGCGCGGGAGCACGGCTACCGGACGGTGGTCTCGCACCGGTCGGGCGAGACGCCCGACGCCTTCATCGCCGACCTGGCCGTGGCCACCGCCGCCGGCCAGATCAAGACCGGCGCCCCCTCCCGGGGCGAGCGGGTGGCCAAGTACAACCAGCTGCTGCGCATCGAGGAAGAGCTGGGCGAGAGCGCCCTCTTCGAGGGCCGCAGCCTCTACCGGCGGAGCTGA
- the gpmI gene encoding 2,3-bisphosphoglycerate-independent phosphoglycerate mutase, translating to MVLDGWGIRRSARGNAILAARTPVMDRLWRDYPHTRLDASGEAVGLTAGQMGNSNVGHLTIGAGRIVWQDLVRIDRAIREGSFFTNPVLRQVMEETRASGHVLHLLGLLSDGGVHSHIRHLLALLEMAARVGLRQVCVHAFLDGRDTPPRSAEPFLREAQEKAESLGFPGIATVSGRYYAMDRDRRWERTERAYRALVEGRGLTAPDPVAALHAAYERGEGDEFVQPTVVTPERLDGRPLGRIRPGDGVIFFNFRADRARQLTHALTDAHFDPFPVERLDLRFVTMTRYEEGLALPVAFPKPDLADTLGELVARAGGRQLRIAETEKYAHVTYFFNGGEERQFEGEDRILVPSPKVATYDLKPEMSAPEIAERLRGALAAREYRLVVLNFANADMVGHTGDFDAAVRAVETVDGCVGEVVEAALERQGAVLVTADHGNAEEMLDEATGQPHTAHTSNPVPFIAVVPGEKPRELAPGGLRDVAPTALGLLGLPRPEAMEGRDLLAGGEGDGPVDGAGTATAASRRR from the coding sequence ATGGTGCTGGACGGTTGGGGCATCCGCCGCTCGGCCCGGGGGAACGCCATCCTGGCCGCCCGGACGCCGGTGATGGACCGGCTCTGGCGCGACTACCCCCATACCCGGCTCGACGCCTCCGGCGAGGCGGTGGGGCTGACCGCGGGACAGATGGGGAACTCCAATGTAGGCCACCTGACCATCGGCGCGGGAAGGATCGTCTGGCAGGACCTGGTCCGCATCGACCGCGCCATCCGCGAAGGAAGCTTCTTCACCAACCCGGTCCTGCGCCAGGTGATGGAGGAGACCCGCGCCTCCGGCCATGTTCTTCACCTCCTCGGCCTCCTCTCGGACGGCGGCGTCCACAGCCACATCCGCCACCTGCTGGCATTGCTGGAGATGGCAGCCCGGGTTGGGCTCCGCCAGGTCTGTGTGCACGCCTTCCTGGACGGGCGCGACACCCCGCCCCGGAGCGCCGAGCCCTTCCTGCGCGAGGCGCAGGAGAAGGCGGAGAGCCTGGGCTTCCCCGGCATCGCCACGGTGAGCGGCCGCTACTACGCCATGGACCGGGACCGGCGCTGGGAGCGGACCGAGCGCGCCTACCGGGCGCTGGTGGAGGGCCGCGGCCTGACCGCCCCGGACCCCGTGGCCGCGCTCCACGCCGCCTACGAGCGCGGCGAGGGCGACGAGTTCGTCCAGCCGACGGTGGTCACGCCGGAGCGCCTGGACGGCCGGCCCCTGGGTCGCATCCGCCCCGGCGACGGCGTCATCTTCTTCAACTTCCGCGCCGACCGGGCGCGCCAGCTGACGCACGCCCTGACCGACGCCCACTTCGACCCCTTCCCCGTGGAGCGCCTCGACCTTCGCTTCGTCACGATGACGCGCTACGAGGAGGGGCTGGCGCTCCCGGTCGCCTTCCCCAAGCCCGACCTGGCGGACACGCTGGGCGAGCTGGTGGCGCGGGCGGGCGGGCGGCAGCTGCGCATCGCCGAGACGGAGAAGTACGCGCACGTCACCTATTTCTTCAACGGCGGGGAGGAACGCCAGTTCGAGGGAGAGGACCGGATCCTCGTCCCCTCCCCCAAGGTGGCCACCTACGACCTGAAGCCGGAGATGAGCGCGCCGGAGATCGCGGAGAGGCTGCGCGGAGCGCTGGCGGCCCGGGAGTACCGGCTGGTGGTCCTCAACTTCGCCAACGCCGACATGGTCGGTCACACCGGCGACTTCGACGCGGCGGTGCGGGCGGTGGAGACGGTGGACGGCTGCGTCGGCGAGGTGGTGGAGGCGGCCCTGGAGCGGCAGGGTGCCGTCCTGGTCACGGCCGACCACGGCAACGCCGAGGAGATGCTGGACGAGGCCACCGGCCAGCCCCACACGGCGCATACCAGCAACCCGGTCCCCTTCATCGCCGTGGTTCCCGGCGAGAAGCCCCGCGAGCTGGCGCCGGGTGGGCTGCGCGACGTGGCGCCCACCGCCCTGGGCCTCCTGGGGCTGCCGCGGCCGGAGGCGATGGAGGGACGGGACCTCCTGGCGGGCGGCGAGGGCGACGGCCCCGTCGACGGCGCCGGGACCGCGACCGCGGCCTCCCGGCGGCGGTGA
- the tpiA gene encoding triose-phosphate isomerase, whose amino-acid sequence MPEIGRATRRPLVAANWKMNRGAPQEARELAAAVRRELELRGLDPGRAGRPEVVLCPPFTGLAAAGEALARSGLALGAQDVDPRPAGAFTGAISAGMLRGAGADWVIVGHSERRLIYGEDDATVQRKLAVALEAGLRPILCVGETAEERDAGRTEAVVARQLAAALAGLGAGALERVVVAYEPVWAIGTGRAAQPADAGEVAARIRQLAARWLGAEEEASQLRVLYGGSVKAANAAGFLGHPEIDGALVGGASLEAAEFAAIVAAAAARGG is encoded by the coding sequence ATGCCTGAGATCGGCCGCGCGACCAGGCGGCCGCTGGTGGCCGCCAACTGGAAGATGAACCGCGGTGCGCCCCAGGAGGCTCGCGAGCTGGCGGCGGCGGTGCGCAGGGAGCTGGAACTGCGCGGCCTGGACCCGGGGCGCGCCGGCCGGCCCGAGGTGGTCCTCTGCCCGCCTTTCACGGGGCTCGCGGCCGCCGGCGAGGCGCTGGCCCGCTCGGGGCTGGCCCTGGGGGCCCAGGACGTGGACCCGAGGCCGGCGGGGGCCTTCACCGGTGCGATCTCGGCCGGCATGCTGCGGGGGGCGGGCGCGGACTGGGTGATCGTGGGCCATTCCGAACGGCGGCTGATCTACGGCGAGGACGACGCCACCGTCCAGCGGAAGCTGGCGGTGGCGCTGGAGGCGGGGCTCCGCCCCATCCTCTGCGTCGGCGAGACGGCGGAGGAGCGGGATGCCGGGCGGACGGAGGCCGTGGTGGCGCGGCAGCTGGCGGCCGCGCTGGCCGGGCTCGGCGCGGGGGCGCTGGAGCGGGTGGTGGTGGCGTACGAGCCGGTCTGGGCCATCGGCACCGGCCGCGCGGCGCAGCCCGCCGACGCCGGCGAGGTGGCGGCGCGGATCCGGCAGCTCGCCGCGCGCTGGCTCGGAGCCGAAGAGGAAGCTTCGCAGCTGCGGGTGCTCTACGGAGGAAGCGTCAAGGCCGCCAACGCGGCCGGCTTCCTCGGGCATCCCGAGATCGACGGGGCGCTGGTCGGCGGGGCAAGCCTGGAGGCCGCGGAATTCGCGGCCATCGTCGCCGCCGCGGCGGCCCGGGGCGGGTGA
- a CDS encoding phosphoglycerate kinase: MAKKTVRDVDVRGKRVLLRVDFNVPLQEGWVADDARIRAALPTIRYLLEHGARVVACSHLGRPKGQVVPGLSMAPVARRLGELLGRPVPLAPDSVGPEVEAMVARLQPGEILLLENLRFHIGEERNDPQYVEALARLGDLWVNDAFGSSHRAHASTAGVGSRLEGVAGFLMEREIQGLSKLFEPEHPYVVVVGGAKVKDKLPILRALLEKADVMLMGGGMANTFLLALGHRMGKSLVEPELAGEARALVHRADAIGHELQFPIDLVVGDFFEETADHQVVMVDAVPETWVAMDIGPRTVERFSAEIRKAKTIFWNGPLGVTEWYEFAQGTRRIAEVIARTPAYKVVGGGDSVRVVDELDLADRFDHVSTGGGASLEFVEGKSLPGIEALADA, from the coding sequence ATGGCCAAGAAGACGGTCCGCGACGTCGACGTCCGAGGCAAGCGGGTCCTCCTCCGCGTCGACTTCAACGTCCCCCTCCAGGAAGGCTGGGTGGCCGACGATGCCCGCATCCGCGCGGCGCTGCCCACGATCCGCTACCTCCTGGAGCACGGGGCGCGCGTCGTCGCCTGCTCGCACCTGGGCCGGCCCAAGGGGCAGGTGGTGCCGGGGCTGAGCATGGCCCCGGTGGCCCGCCGGCTGGGCGAGCTGCTCGGCCGTCCGGTCCCCCTGGCGCCGGACAGCGTCGGCCCCGAGGTGGAGGCGATGGTGGCGCGGCTCCAGCCGGGCGAGATCCTGCTGCTGGAGAACCTCCGCTTCCATATCGGCGAGGAGAGGAACGACCCGCAGTACGTGGAGGCGCTGGCACGACTCGGCGACCTCTGGGTGAACGACGCCTTCGGCTCCTCGCACCGCGCCCACGCCAGCACCGCCGGGGTGGGAAGCCGGCTCGAGGGCGTGGCCGGCTTCCTGATGGAGAGGGAGATCCAGGGCCTCTCCAAGCTCTTCGAGCCGGAGCACCCCTACGTGGTGGTGGTGGGCGGCGCCAAGGTGAAGGACAAGCTGCCCATCCTGCGGGCCCTCCTGGAGAAGGCGGACGTCATGCTGATGGGCGGGGGGATGGCCAACACCTTCCTGCTCGCGCTGGGGCACAGGATGGGCAAGTCCCTGGTGGAGCCGGAGCTGGCGGGCGAGGCCCGGGCGCTGGTCCACCGCGCCGACGCCATCGGCCACGAGCTCCAGTTCCCCATCGACCTGGTGGTGGGCGACTTCTTCGAGGAGACGGCCGACCACCAGGTGGTGATGGTGGACGCGGTGCCCGAGACGTGGGTGGCGATGGACATCGGCCCCAGGACGGTCGAGCGCTTCAGCGCCGAGATCCGCAAGGCGAAGACCATCTTCTGGAACGGGCCGCTGGGCGTCACCGAGTGGTACGAGTTCGCCCAGGGGACGCGTCGCATCGCCGAGGTCATCGCCCGGACCCCCGCCTACAAGGTGGTGGGCGGGGGCGACTCGGTGCGCGTGGTGGACGAGCTGGACCTGGCCGACCGCTTCGACCACGTCTCCACAGGCGGCGGCGCCTCCCTCGAGTTCGTGGAGGGGAAGTCGCTGCCCGGGATCGAGGCGCTGGCCGATGCCTGA
- the gap gene encoding type I glyceraldehyde-3-phosphate dehydrogenase: MTVRVGINGFGSIGRRFTRQAWEDRDVEVVAVNDVADVASFALLLKYDSNYGVWEHDVRAEGGNILVDDRRIAFLQHTDPGQIPWREYGVDIVIESTGRFTDREHAQLHIDKGGARKVIISAPAKGEDITLVLGVNDDQYDPARHHVVSNASCTTNSLAPMVKVLHEEFGVVRGLMTTVHSYTNDQRILDLPHKDLRRARAGGLNIIPTSTGAARAIGKVMPELNGKLNGVSLRVPTPTVSITDLVSELSREVTVEEVNEAFERWAAGPMKGILGVSREPLVSMDYKGSTYSSIIDELSTMVTEGRLVKTFAWYDNEWGYSARLLDLVRFLAKKGL, translated from the coding sequence ATGACCGTGCGCGTCGGTATCAACGGCTTCGGCAGCATCGGGCGGCGGTTCACGCGCCAGGCCTGGGAGGACCGGGACGTGGAGGTGGTCGCCGTCAACGACGTGGCCGACGTCGCATCGTTCGCCCTGCTCCTGAAGTACGACAGCAACTATGGCGTCTGGGAGCACGACGTCCGTGCCGAGGGGGGGAACATCCTGGTCGATGACCGGAGGATTGCCTTCCTCCAGCACACCGATCCCGGCCAGATCCCGTGGCGGGAGTACGGCGTCGACATCGTCATCGAGTCGACGGGGCGCTTCACCGACCGCGAGCACGCCCAGCTCCACATCGACAAGGGCGGCGCCAGGAAGGTGATCATCTCCGCCCCGGCCAAGGGGGAGGACATCACCCTCGTCCTGGGTGTCAACGACGACCAGTACGATCCGGCCAGGCACCACGTCGTCTCCAACGCCAGCTGCACCACCAACTCGCTGGCCCCCATGGTCAAGGTGCTCCACGAGGAGTTCGGCGTCGTCCGGGGGCTGATGACCACCGTCCACTCCTACACGAACGACCAGCGCATCCTCGACCTGCCCCACAAGGATCTCCGCCGCGCCCGGGCGGGCGGGCTGAACATCATCCCCACCAGCACCGGCGCCGCCCGCGCCATCGGGAAGGTGATGCCGGAGCTGAACGGCAAGCTGAACGGCGTCTCGCTGCGCGTGCCCACGCCCACCGTCTCCATCACCGACCTGGTCTCCGAGCTCTCCCGGGAGGTCACCGTGGAGGAGGTGAACGAAGCCTTCGAACGCTGGGCGGCCGGGCCGATGAAGGGCATCCTGGGCGTCAGCAGGGAGCCGCTGGTCTCCATGGACTACAAGGGCTCCACTTACTCCTCCATCATCGACGAGCTCTCCACCATGGTGACGGAGGGCCGCCTGGTCAAGACGTTCGCCTGGTACGACAACGAGTGGGGATACTCGGCGCGGTTGCTCGACCTCGTCCGCTTCCTCGCCAAGAAGGGGCTCTGA
- a CDS encoding Na/Pi symporter — protein sequence MAWAAWLARLAAGLGLVLLALRQASEAGAAGAGSPGLARAVRAAGGRPLGAFLVGLAGTLLLGSSSAWVILLEGLADAGVLELPAAVAMVLGANVGSTASAHLMAVALPWPAGLALWALGRLAFRRLRGPARRATAGAAAATGALLAGLDLLGQAARLALEGTGGADRWATLLETGAGGAGRGFLLGVAATAAAFSSAFTVGLLEELLGAGLLSFGQALPVLLGNDLGTVADTLIAAAAAGRRGRAVAAAQLLFNLAADLAWLLLGRQGLEAATAGLAGEPAARLAVAYTLLNLAAALPALLLHRPLARWAYRLAPGARPGG from the coding sequence ATGGCCTGGGCCGCCTGGCTGGCGCGGCTGGCGGCGGGCCTGGGCCTGGTGCTGCTGGCGCTCCGGCAGGCGTCCGAGGCTGGCGCGGCCGGCGCCGGTTCGCCCGGGCTGGCGAGGGCGGTGCGGGCGGCGGGCGGGCGGCCCCTGGGCGCCTTCCTGGTCGGTCTTGCCGGCACCCTGCTGCTCGGCTCGTCCAGCGCCTGGGTGATCCTCCTGGAAGGGCTGGCCGACGCCGGCGTGCTGGAGCTGCCGGCGGCGGTGGCGATGGTCCTGGGCGCCAACGTGGGCTCCACCGCCAGCGCCCACCTGATGGCGGTGGCGCTGCCCTGGCCGGCGGGGCTGGCGCTCTGGGCGCTGGGCCGCCTGGCCTTCCGCCGCCTGCGGGGCCCGGCCAGGCGGGCGACGGCGGGCGCGGCGGCGGCGACGGGAGCGCTCCTCGCGGGCCTCGACCTGCTCGGCCAGGCGGCGCGGCTGGCGCTGGAGGGGACCGGAGGGGCGGACCGCTGGGCGACGCTCCTGGAGACGGGGGCGGGCGGGGCCGGGCGGGGCTTCCTCCTGGGGGTGGCGGCGACGGCGGCCGCCTTCTCCTCCGCCTTCACGGTGGGGCTGCTGGAGGAGCTGCTGGGCGCAGGGCTGCTCAGCTTCGGCCAGGCGCTCCCGGTCCTGCTGGGGAACGATCTGGGTACGGTGGCCGACACGCTGATCGCGGCGGCGGCGGCGGGCCGGCGGGGCCGGGCGGTGGCGGCGGCGCAGCTCCTCTTCAATCTCGCCGCCGATCTGGCTTGGCTCCTGTTGGGGCGCCAGGGGCTGGAGGCGGCGACGGCGGGGCTGGCGGGTGAGCCCGCGGCGAGGCTGGCGGTGGCCTACACGCTCCTCAACCTGGCGGCGGCGCTGCCCGCCCTGCTCCTTCATCGCCCGCTGGCGCGATGGGCCTACAGGCTCGCGCCCGGTGCCCGGCCGGGCGGTTGA